The genomic stretch CGTGATTTAATCAGATTCCCCTTTTGAATCTGAAGTCGGATTCCGTGGAGCTTGTGGAGGTTTGCAATGTTTTCCCCTCTTCACGATAGATCATCTATGGCCGACGGTTACGATGCCATAGTACTGATACCCTCATAGGCAGTATATTCTAATCAAAACCGCAATAGATGATCCCTACAATGATACACCTATGCAGGCGACGATAATCGACGGAGTTCTTGAATCCCTTCGTATCGGTGTCGGATTTCTCTGGACGGCGGCGTGGGCGATCATCATGGGCCTCACGATTACGAGTCTCGTCCAGGTCTACGTCTCGAAGGAGCGGATGGCACAGGTGCTGGGTGAGGGCGATCTAACTGGACTTACCAAGGCGACTGTGTTCGGAGCAGCAAGCAGTGGCTGTAGTTTCGGCGCCGTCGCCATCGGGAAGGGCCTGTTCAAGAAGGGGGCGCACGCGGTGAACTTCCTCGCGTTCATGTTCGCGTCGACGAACCTCATCGTCGAACTAGGGCTGATGATTCTCATCCTGCTTGGCTGGGAGTTCCTCGTCGCGGAACTGCTCGGCGGCCTGATTCTCATCGCCGTCATGGCCGCCATCGTCCACCTCACGCTTCCCGAAAACCTGTTTAACGAAGTCCGCGAGAAGCTCAACGAGCGCGACCGCCAGGCGGGCGTCACGGAAGATCCCACCTGCGGGATGGAGGGGAAAGACGAGTACACGCTCACGACCGACGGCGGTGAGACGCTCAAATTCTGCTCGGAGGGCTGTATGGAGACCTATCGCCAGGAGACGTCGAGTAGCGGCGGGTGGCGTGACGAGTTGCTGTCGTGGGGTGGCTGGTACAAGGTCGGGAATCAGTACCGCAAGGAGTGGTCGATGATCTGGAAAGACATCGTCGCCGGCTTCCTTATTTCTGGGTTCGTCATCGTCTTCGTCCCGCAGTGGGTGTGGAACACGCTGTTCATTCAGGGCGACGGCCTGCTCGTGACTGCCGAGAACGCCGTCATGGGCGTCATCATCGCCGTCCTCAGTTTCGTCGGCAGTATGGGCAACGTCCCGTTCGCCGTCGCGCTCTGGGGTGGTGGCGTCAGCTTCGCCGGGATCATCGCGTTCGTCTACGCCGACCTCATCACCGTGCCCGTCCTGAACGTCTACCGGAAGTACTACGGCTGGAAGGTGATGCTGTACATCCTCGGCGTCTTCTTCGTCACGATGGCGTTCACCGGCTTCCTCATGGAGCTGCTGTTCGACGCGCTGGGTATCGTTCCAGATCTGGCGGGCGGCGAGACGGCGACTGAACAGACGTACTTCGAGCTCAACTACACGTTCTACCTCAATATTATCGCCTTTGCGCTCTCCGGGTTCCTTCTGTATGTCTACCGGCGGGGACTCGGCGCACCAGGTCAGTATCGAGATCCGGTGTGCGGGATGCGAACCGACGATGAGGGCCCGAGTGCGTCCCACGATGGGACGACGTACTATTTTTGCTCAAAGAAATGCAAGCGTACGTTCGAAGAAGAACCAACGGAATTTACGGCTCTGGTGAATCGCCAGAAGGCGTTTGATTTCACGGTGTGACGGCCCGCTTGATATTGTGGACGACACATTTCAAGACGATTTCTCGAAACTCGCGGAACCACGCTCGCGCACGCACGGCGTCGCCGAGCGTGCGCTTGATCGTCGAGAAGACGGTCTCACACATCGCTCGTTGGCGGTAGCGAGGCCCATCGACCCGCGCGTTGTGCGCGTGGTCGATGGGCCGGAAGATCCGATGCTTGATCAACGGTCTCACGCCATCTTCCCTGAGTTTCTTGCGGAGTTCCATCCAATCGTAGCCCTTGTCAGCGGCGAGGCTGGCGAGGTCGCCCGCGTTGCGGCGGGCGACCTGCCAGCCGAGCTGTGTGTCGTGTGGTTTCCCGGTCGAGCAATGCACGTCGAGGATAGCCTGCGTTTCTGTATCGACGAGTGCGGTGGTTTTGAGCGTCTGAACGCGGTAGTTCGTCCGACGGCAGTAGTGCTTGCTGGCGGTTTCGCGGTCGAAGAACGTCGCGTCGATGGCGGCGTGTCCGCTCGGGTCGTGCAGCTGCGCCGACAGGCGCAGCAGCACTCGCCAGAGTGCTGTTTTGAGTCTGTCAAACGCCTTCACTAGCGTCGAGTGGTCGGGGAGATCGGCCTCGTTGAGGCCGATCTCGGCCAGTATGTGTG from Halobacterium hubeiense encodes the following:
- a CDS encoding permease, producing the protein MQATIIDGVLESLRIGVGFLWTAAWAIIMGLTITSLVQVYVSKERMAQVLGEGDLTGLTKATVFGAASSGCSFGAVAIGKGLFKKGAHAVNFLAFMFASTNLIVELGLMILILLGWEFLVAELLGGLILIAVMAAIVHLTLPENLFNEVREKLNERDRQAGVTEDPTCGMEGKDEYTLTTDGGETLKFCSEGCMETYRQETSSSGGWRDELLSWGGWYKVGNQYRKEWSMIWKDIVAGFLISGFVIVFVPQWVWNTLFIQGDGLLVTAENAVMGVIIAVLSFVGSMGNVPFAVALWGGGVSFAGIIAFVYADLITVPVLNVYRKYYGWKVMLYILGVFFVTMAFTGFLMELLFDALGIVPDLAGGETATEQTYFELNYTFYLNIIAFALSGFLLYVYRRGLGAPGQYRDPVCGMRTDDEGPSASHDGTTYYFCSKKCKRTFEEEPTEFTALVNRQKAFDFTV
- a CDS encoding IS5-like element ISH28 family transposase; the protein is MSKISRFTKKAVQLAKNAVGGRGEVAAPEGGGGFADYAIVSLHCLRVYLEKSYRETLDLLSEMPHILAEIGLNEADLPDHSTLVKAFDRLKTALWRVLLRLSAQLHDPSGHAAIDATFFDRETASKHYCRRTNYRVQTLKTTALVDTETQAILDVHCSTGKPHDTQLGWQVARRNAGDLASLAADKGYDWMELRKKLREDGVRPLIKHRIFRPIDHAHNARVDGPRYRQRAMCETVFSTIKRTLGDAVRARAWFREFREIVLKCVVHNIKRAVTP